A single window of Malus sylvestris chromosome 5, drMalSylv7.2, whole genome shotgun sequence DNA harbors:
- the LOC126624396 gene encoding U-box domain-containing protein 26-like, which translates to MPGSLEPLDLGVQIPYHFRCPISLELMRDPVTVSTGQTYDRPSIESWVATGNITCPVTRAPLSDFTLIPNHTLRRLIQEWCVANRSFGVERIPTPKQPADPTHIRHLLAQSASNSNPYPTRVSALRRLRGLARDLDKNRSTISSQNSREILLELVFSDTNSESSELTHEALALLVLFPLLESDCAAVASDPDRVAYLSHLVQHPSMEVRVNSAALIENVLAGSRTAELRAQVSNVDEIHHGVVSILRNPLAYPRALKIGVKAVFALCLVKETRNKAVSAGAPETLINVLADFEKYDSERALATIELLCRVPEGCAAFAAHGLTVPLLVKTILKISDRATEYAAGALLSLCSASEKNQNEAVAAGVLTQLLLLVQSDCTERAKRKAQLLLKLLRDSWPEDSVGNSDDFVCSELVVPF; encoded by the coding sequence ATGCCCGGGAGTTTAGAGCCGTTGGATTTGGGGGTACAGATaccataccactttaggtgtcCCATATCCTTAGAGCTCATGCGCGACCCCGTCACGGTCAGCACCGGCCAGACCTACGACCGTCCCAGCATCGAGTCTTGGGTCGCCACCGGCAACATCACCTGCCCCGTCACCCGGGCCCCGCTCTCCGACTTCACTCTCATTCCCAACCACACCCTCCGCCGCCTCATCCAGGAATGGTGCGTCGCCAACCGCTCTTTCGGCGTCGAGCGCATCCCCACTCCTAAACAGCCCGCCGACCCCACCCACATCCGCCACCTTCTTGCTCAATCTGCATCGAATTCCAACCCTTACCCGACCCGAGTCTCCGCCCTCCGCCGCCTGCGCGGCCTTGCCCGCGACCTCGACAAGAATCGCTCCACCATCTCCTCTCAAAACTCCCGCGAAATTCTCCTTGAGCTTGTGTTCTCCGATACCAATTCCGAATCGTCCGAGTTGACTCACGAGGCGCTCGCGCTTCTCGTTCTGTTCCCGCTCCTTGAGTCTGACTGCGCTGCGGTGGCGTCGGATCCGGACCGGGTCGCCTACCTGTCTCACCTTGTGCAGCACCCCTCCATGGAGGTCCGAGTCAACTCGGCCGCGTTGATCGAGAACGTCCTGGCCGGGTCGCGAACGGCGGAGCTACGAGCGCAGGTTAGCAATGTGGACGAAATCCACCACGGCGTCGTTTCAATTCTCCGAAATCCGTTAGCCTACCCGCGCGCCCTCAAAATCGGCGTGAAGGCGGTCTTCGCTCTGTGTCTTGTGAAAGAGACCCGAAACAAGGCCGTATCGGCCGGCGCGCCCGAAACGTTAATCAACGTCTTGGCGGATTTCGAGAAATACGACTCGGAGCGTGCACTCGCTACGATCGAGCTGCTATGCAGAGTCCCCGAGGGTTGCGCGGCGTTTGCTGCGCACGGGCTGACTGTGCCACTGCTGGTGAAGACGATTCTGAAGATCTCGGACCGGGCGACGGAGTACGCGGCGGGAGCGCTGCTGTCGCTGTGCTCGGCGTCGGAGAAGAACCAAAACGAGGCCGTGGCGGCGGGGGTTCTGACCCAGCTGTTGCTGCTGGTACAGAGTGATTGCACGGAGCGAGCCAAGCGGAAGGCGCAGCTGCTGCTGAAGCTGCTTCGGGATTCGTGGCCCGAGGACTCTGTAGGAAATTCAGACGATTTCGTTTGCAGTGAGCTCGTAGTGCCCTTTTGA
- the LOC126622593 gene encoding transcription factor bHLH95-like has protein sequence MAEGEAGGFTEGLLWENQSWANLYFNSDNSGGGGDEEKNLGKEQETAVMEISAEGHNQEKTVPPPPAAGKKRKGGGGGVGKNVKAKGKGSTRTGDKGKGVSGGNESDDHEMHILTERERRKKMRNMFANLHTLLPQLPAKADKSTIVDEAVSYVKTLQQTLQKLQKQKLERLQGVTTINLDLDPSINTQDVAFSSREAFLANHGSSNLATASTTPTSNPSNSFSASHFASISFQTWTSPNVVANICGEEAHISVCTPKKPSLFTAICFLLEKYNIGVISAHITSDSNRSMYMIHTHARGAPDQFFEVFPAVEIFRQAVAEIMLVVEGC, from the exons ATGGCTGAAGGGGAAGCAGGAGGGTTCACTGAGGGTCTGTTGTGGGAAAACCAGTCATGGGCTAATTTGTATTTTAATTCTGACAACtcaggtggtggtggtgatgaagAGAAAAATTTGGGGAAGGAGCAAGAGACAGCTGTGATGGAAATTAGTGCAGAAGGTCATAATCAGGAAAAGACAGTGCCGCCGCCACCTGCAGCGGGAAAGAAGCggaaaggaggaggaggaggtgtgGGCAAGAATGTGAAGGCGAAGGGGAAGGGGAGTACTAGAACTGGTGATAAAGGAAAAGGTGTTTCAGGGGGTAATGAGTCAGATGACCATGAGATGCATATATtgacagagagagaaaggaggaagaagatgaggaacATGTTTGCTAACCTTCATACTTTGCTTCCTCAGCTTCCAGCTAAG GCTGACAAATCCACCATCGTAGATGAGGCAGTGAGCTACGTCAAAACCCTACAGCAGACTCTCCAAAAGCTACAAAAACAAAAGCTGGAAAGGCTCCAAGGTGTCACAACCATCAACCTGGACCTAGACCCATCAATTAACACACAAGATGTCGCATTCAGTTCGAGAGAGGCATTCCTTGCTAATCATGGGTCCAGTAACTTGGCCACTGCTAGTACTACCCCAACAAGcaacccatccaattcattcTCAGCCTCGCATTTTGCTTCTATAAGCTTTCAAACTTGGACTTCACCCAATGTCGTAGCCAACATCTGCGGCGAAGAAGCACATATTAGTGTGTGCACTCCAAAGAAGCCCAGTCTCTTTACCGCTATATGCTTCCTTTTGGAGAAATATAACATTGGTGTGATATCAGCTCATATTACCTCGGACTCCAATCGTAGCATGTACATGATTCATACTCAC GCAAGGGGAGCTCCAGATCAGTTTTTTGAGGTGTTTCCTGCAGTGGAAATTTTCAGACAAGCAGTAGCAGAGATAATGCTAGTGGTCGAAGGTTGTTGA